The following proteins come from a genomic window of Legionella cherrii:
- a CDS encoding efflux RND transporter periplasmic adaptor subunit yields the protein MKKKTPSFYFTIMVIVLFIFLFLYWLFVWRIEVYTNDAYVQGNQVYIKSLKPGFVTGIYTDDSFLVKKGQLLVSLNETDSLIALEKAKKKLAKTVRDVCQAFHDVFVLAAEIEVRKAVLLKSQQNLKHRYDVIGAKAISLEDYQNAQDDLKAAAAALKRAKNNYQKALAFVQGTSIAEHPWVQAAAQEVRNAWVQLYRCKIYAPVDGLVAQRTIQVGMWISPKEPLMAIIPLDQVWVNANFKETQLKKMRIGQKVTFTSDLYGSNVVYHGTIVGLPGGAGNVFSLLPPENLSGNWIKIVQRLPVRVALNQDELKKYPLRIGLSLEVTANLSNQNGPLVPTSTTGSPHYVTDIFQKEEIGNEHLIAHIIQSNLDPNLQKYANAPLTINQVVLNGTER from the coding sequence ATGAAAAAAAAGACCCCTTCTTTTTACTTTACAATCATGGTCATCGTTCTATTTATTTTCCTTTTTTTGTATTGGCTTTTTGTATGGAGAATCGAAGTCTATACCAATGATGCTTACGTACAAGGAAATCAGGTTTACATCAAATCATTAAAACCAGGATTTGTCACTGGGATTTATACCGATGATAGTTTTCTGGTAAAAAAAGGACAACTTCTCGTTTCATTAAATGAAACCGATTCTCTGATTGCTCTAGAAAAAGCAAAAAAGAAGCTTGCCAAAACAGTACGAGATGTATGCCAAGCATTTCATGATGTATTTGTATTAGCTGCAGAAATTGAAGTGAGAAAAGCAGTACTCTTAAAAAGCCAGCAAAACCTCAAACATCGTTATGATGTCATTGGCGCGAAAGCGATTTCCTTGGAAGATTATCAAAACGCTCAAGATGATCTTAAAGCCGCGGCTGCTGCATTAAAAAGAGCTAAAAACAATTACCAAAAAGCGCTCGCTTTTGTACAAGGAACCTCCATTGCCGAACATCCTTGGGTTCAAGCCGCTGCCCAAGAGGTACGTAATGCCTGGGTTCAACTCTATCGATGTAAAATCTATGCCCCAGTAGATGGACTTGTAGCACAAAGGACGATTCAAGTGGGTATGTGGATTTCACCCAAAGAGCCCCTCATGGCCATTATTCCTTTGGATCAAGTATGGGTCAATGCCAACTTTAAGGAGACACAACTCAAAAAAATGCGTATCGGTCAAAAAGTTACTTTTACTTCTGATCTTTATGGATCGAATGTTGTTTACCACGGTACAATTGTTGGTTTACCAGGAGGCGCAGGTAATGTTTTTTCACTATTACCTCCTGAGAACCTCTCTGGGAATTGGATTAAAATCGTACAAAGACTGCCTGTTCGTGTTGCTTTAAATCAAGACGAATTAAAAAAATATCCATTAAGAATTGGTCTTTCCCTGGAAGTTACCGCAAATCTATCGAATCAGAATGGACCTTTGGTACCCACGTCAACTACTGGTTCACCTCATTACGTCACTGATATTTTCCAAAAAGAAGAAATAGGCAATGAGCATCTTATCGCACATATTATTCAGAGTAATTTAGATCCTAATCTTCAGAAATACGCCAATGCCCCGCTGACGATCAATCAAGTTGTCTTAAATGGAACGGAGCGATGA